Proteins from one Acidobacteriota bacterium genomic window:
- the groEL gene encoding chaperonin GroEL (60 kDa chaperone family; promotes refolding of misfolded polypeptides especially under stressful conditions; forms two stacked rings of heptamers to form a barrel-shaped 14mer; ends can be capped by GroES; misfolded proteins enter the barrel where they are refolded when GroES binds; many bacteria have multiple copies of the groEL gene which are active under different environmental conditions; the B.japonicum protein in this cluster is expressed constitutively; in Rhodobacter, Corynebacterium and Rhizobium this protein is essential for growth), translating to GGRAITEDLGIKLENVKLEDLGRAKKVTIDKDNTTIVEGAGVAAAIEGRVKQIRTQIEDTTSDYDREKLQERLAKLVGGVAVIKVGAATETEMKEKKARVEDAMHATKAAVEEGIVPGGGVALIRAGKALEGLTLDTHDQQVGVSIIKRAIEEPMRWIATNAGQEGTIIVQRVKENDTVEFGYNAGAEKFEDLIAAGVIDPVKVVRTALQNAASIAGLLLTTEAMVCDIPEEKKDAAPAPPGGGMY from the coding sequence CCGGTGGCCGCGCCATCACCGAGGACCTCGGCATCAAGCTCGAGAACGTCAAGCTCGAGGATCTGGGCCGCGCCAAGAAGGTCACGATCGACAAGGACAACACGACGATCGTCGAGGGTGCCGGTGTGGCCGCCGCCATCGAGGGTCGTGTGAAGCAGATCCGCACGCAGATCGAGGACACCACCTCGGACTACGACCGCGAGAAGCTGCAGGAGCGCCTCGCCAAGCTCGTGGGCGGCGTGGCCGTCATCAAGGTCGGTGCCGCCACCGAGACCGAGATGAAGGAGAAGAAGGCGCGCGTCGAGGACGCGATGCACGCGACCAAGGCGGCTGTCGAAGAGGGCATCGTGCCCGGCGGCGGCGTGGCCCTGATTCGCGCGGGCAAGGCCCTCGAGGGCCTGACGCTCGACACGCACGACCAGCAGGTCGGCGTGAGCATCATCAAGCGCGCCATCGAGGAGCCGATGCGCTGGATCGCGACCAACGCGGGCCAGGAAGGCACGATCATCGTGCAGCGCGTCAAGGAAAACGACACGGTGGAGTTCGGCTACAACGCCGGCGCCGAGAAGTTCGAGGACCTGATCGCGGCCGGCGTCATCGACCCGGTCAAGGTCGTCCGCACGGCGCTCCAGAACGCCGCGTCGATCGCCGGGCTGCTGCTCACCACCG